Genomic window (Culex pipiens pallens isolate TS chromosome 3, TS_CPP_V2, whole genome shotgun sequence):
TGGATGGTCCTCAActgtttttaactgaaatacCCTGATCATAACAACTTTggcgaagataccaaatcggtcagaaaatcttttttcaagATACATTCACATGGATACATGCCCATTTTGTGTGACCAGCCTACAAAAGTCtatgcaaaaactaaaaatttaaatttaattcttttGTATGTAAATAAAGCTTGTAAAAAGCTTCActaaatcaaaatgaaaaaaatctaaaatcgaaTGTCTAgagttaaaaatgataaaaaatggaaTTATTCGTTCCTCCCTCACTTCGCGAGGTATCGCAAACTGGACCACAGATTCATGACGGGTACTAAAATTATCCCTAATTCCGATTTCTTGTGAGTTGATAGAAAAATCGCAAATATAGTCTGGTGATTTCTAAATATTTACTGTGATTTTAGTGTTTGAACTTTCTTTATCCAATCTTTTGTCACTGAAGTATTACTTTAAAAAcgtaattaaacaattaaaatttcaaattgacgACGACTTCAACAGTCAAAATTGAACTTTACATATTATTGGAGTAGTCtactcattaaaaaaattaaacttcaaattaaaaatttgaagatccCAAATTAAATTACACATTCTATTGACCTTTCGCGGTAAATATGAGAAATCTAGAGTTTGTAGGACCTTTCCAAAATAATCTCTAGAAATATTTAGTTTGGCTTAGAGAAGGTgcacctaaaatttaaattaatcttcataattatttttgaaaacgtaTACTCTTACACAATTCTGTAATTAGATTCAGtgttaaaaataatatctaCACATTAATGTGAATTACCGTGAAGATGTCCCACACGATATGAATTTCTTCGCTTCATTTCGGTCCAATGTGTACCTGCaaatagaaaaagaaaaatcaatatCAGTTAATCGGTTTCAATAAAACACTGTCATTAAAATAATATCCTTCATTTTCTTAACTGAACAGATAACCAAAACACAAACATAATGCCATCCACAACCAACCTGAACCGCACCTTGCCCACCCTGCTGTTGGTGGTCCTCGTTGCCGCCAGCACCCTGTTCAGCGGCACCTCGGCCAAAGTCTTCACCAAGTGCGAGCTGGCCAAGGAGCTGGGCAAGAATGGCATCTCGCGCACCTTCTACGGCCACTGGATCTGCCTGGCGAACGCCGAAAGTGGCCTCAACACGACCAAGGTCACGAAGCTGGCCAACATGAGCGCCAGCTACGGCATCTTCCAGATCAACAGCAAGGAGTGGTGCCGGGAGGGCCGCAAGGGTGGCAAGTGCAACATGAAGTGCGAGGGTGGGTACTTTCTTTGAGTTTCAGGTGGTTTGctgaattttaaataactttttttcttattttagatTTCATCAACGATAACATCACTGACGACATTGAGTGCGTGAAGAAGATCCAGATGCAGTACGGTTTCAACGGGTGGAACTTGTGGCAGAAAAAGTGCAAGGGCAAAGAACTGCCCAACATTTCCAAGTGTAACGTTTAAGGGGGAAACCAAGTGCAATATATCAGTCAAGTGAAACGTGCTCAAAAAGACACAAACGTACAATATGTGATAACGATTAATTcctaaaaaataaaacgcatTTTATAAGCCagtttaaaaacaaacatttaaaaccCATCAAATACAAGAACCAAAAGAACAGCTGGTCGTAAAGTTCCTCGCCTGTGCTGCCGCTCGTTTACACAAGTCTCCCGTTATGGCGTGGTTGGGCCGGTTTGGTGCCAATTTCATTTCCCAACTTGAATTGCCATTTCTGGTTCCACGTGTCCACCGCTGCTGCTTGGAACTCCTTTTACTTTTGTTGAGCCCTTTTTCGGGGTGATCTTCGAAGCGGTGGTGGTTTTAATGCCCAAGTCCACCGAAGCGAGTTTTCTTCCAATTTGGAAAAACGAGTTAGTAAAGGTAACGCAGTGGTTATTTTGTAAAACGGTTGGTTGTTGGTAAGCCTCTGAGCGATTAAGAGGTTTGAACACGTGAGCTTCAAGGTTTCCCACGTGAGCTGCTGGTTTGTAAAAATGAAACATAGCTGACGGTTCATGTAGGAATAGGAGAAAAATATAGAATTCACAATTCTATTTTGGCCTTTGAACATTCTACGTTAGATTGCAGCATTCAAAAGGAAAATGAatgaaattcaattatttttcgaaGTGGTAAAACATGTTTATGGAACTCGTTGGAAATCGGCTCCcttcccactaacatttacacacaagatcctctgtaattactcttagctttaagaaaaatgtaattacaacaaTTACAACGAGaattaaacaagataaatgcaaatttaaagactaaaaatgcaacaagaaaaatataaaacaaaagaagtaaagttattcgtagaacaaaagtttctcaaaatgCCCTCCTagacacgggaaaaataaaaatgttcgaaagTTTTTTTGAGCAGCAAATCCGAATTGAAAGAGTTACATTCTCAACCAGAACCGATTTGATCATTCGGAATTTATACTGCTTCTTTTTGTTTTCCGACAACGACTCacgctaaaaaaatattcgttttgcaacttgttgcataaactatttCGTAAACtcatttcattaaaaacaaTTAATAATTAACTCCAAGGGGGTTTTTAAAGGTTGTGTGTATAAAATTACAGAATgatctaaatttttcatttcaaaatttgcagtcTATTTTAGGACTAATGGCAtactttaacattaaaaaaaatgaaaattgaaaaaatatgttttctataattttttaaaatttatcttttttcaaaagagcttcaaaatttcccattttattttgaagctccaaaaaaaaatatattttcgcgcattttttcagtaaaaaaatataacataggtttatttttaaaatgtgtaatGTGTCGATCTAAAAACcgtactcaaaatattttttttgaatattttgaaagcatttttgtatagacagctgtcaaaatttttaCAAGATTGAAATGGacgaacaaatgatgcaaaattgcctcTTTGGTCATAGATAAGCCTAGCAACAGTTGCTAAACCAAAATTCGTACACTGCAAAGAAAAACAATTGGAATACTGTAAGGTtgtaaatttggtaggttgaatagtacttcttttttgagtaatattacatttttttttaatgtggacaatgaaaatttaccagttcctgatgcaatattacacattttttgacacaaaatctgtcatcattatctccatctttttttctgtttattgtCAAATTATTTGGTCATGTTTCATGGAGCAATTTTTGGGGGGTCCTGGtaaataacggagtagcaactactggtagacaccaatgctatgctatgccaaGCAAAACTTTtagaattgtctgctctacaactttgtagaacgttgttacactccaaaaaagtgcaaagttacaaaaaacatgaaattgcaGAAtgcaaaaatgttctaaatgaaaaaataacccttttgggttattgcagattaaatttcccataaaaagcCATGTTCCAAAATATTATACAATTGAGTAAAGAAAAATTGCAAAGGTTCtaaaattatgcatttttaaattgtgtGTTCTTTGGGAACCTAGTGTATAAGATATAGGCACACAGAAAATTGCGAATAAATTcacatttgatcattttgacattTCCTGTAAAAGATTGTGATCgaattaattatgtttttttctagTTATTTCTTAGCACCTGATACCGTTTATTACGCAAATTTAATCATGCGTTTTTTGTCACTAATGTGATAACTTTTAACGATAAAATATCATGAACCTGTACGTCGGCGCTcatcaacaagaaaaaaaaccttgccAAATAAGACGTCAGGTCAGGGGAGGGTGTTATATTGCGCCTCGCAGACAGGAATCAATAAATCAACTCTATGGCTTGAGCTTTTTTTGGGCTCTTAAGCCACAGAAgacgaaaaaaactaaatcgcTCGCCAAGATACCGGCTGAGCCTAGCATGACTGGGTGCTTTCCAGCGAAATCCGCCAAACGCGGGTTGACTTAAATGGCCGAGACAGCTGGAATATCGCGAATGATTGATGGCTTTTCAGGTGTGTTTATATGGTAACGTATATGGCCTTTTGATGTCGTTTGTTGCCATTTGTCATAGGTTGGGGGCCGGCGTTTTGATTTGACCGGGTCATTTGGAGAATTTCACAATTAGTTGCGTGAACAATGTTGGAGGTGGTTAATTTTGtattcaatttgttttaagGCAGAGTGAAAATAGTTAACAGACCGTGAATAATACATTTGCATACGATTTACACTAAATAATTCTAGCCAATTATCCACAATAATTGTGAGTGTTTGAATAAAAGTGCCAATTATTCACCGGAAGTTGGAGCAAAAGCCCTCCTCCAGTTTGTCCATAGAAACGCACTTCCCGCTCGTTcacaagggaccatccataaaccacgtggacacttttttgggaatctgttacccccccccccccctcgtggacaattgtccatacaaaaaaaaacttttttgtatggatcgtggacaatcgcacccctccccccccccccccttaaagtgtccacgtggtttatggatggtccccaaacTAGTACAGCAATAAAACATCAACAGAACAACAAaccattgttatccgagcattcgttggagaaggttgtctgattcaacatgactcgtcgcgtcccggcgcaaaacgccggcaatatcgccctacctgcggctcaagcaggcaaaaaagtgggaatttccaaaaggaaggttgaggcctcaactgatggccaaaaaccggggatttccaagaggaaggtgcttttggaagtgacatcgaacagcaaaaagacgaaaaagagcgacggtactgtaccgatggatgaggaggaggagaactcttcatcgcacgaggagcagctattgaagaacaacaagtttgctggactgcctgacgaggaccaggtagcggaagcaaaggagaatgaagtgaaacagcgaaaggagaaactgcctcctttttatgtacggcaatcagcagcaacgatcgactttcgagcggggctggttgaactcatcaagtctgggaaagtccaaggcaacattcgtctgtgtctggacggatttaaggtgctggtgcaatccaggcagcactatcaactggtcaaggaatacttgaccgaaaacgaggcggagtactttacccatgatgtcgtcatggataagccgtacaaaatcgtcgtcagaggtctgtacgacatgccagtggaggaattagctgccgagctaaaagttttgaaactggatgtgttggccgtgcacaaaatgagccgacgcaacaaagacatcaagtaccgtgaccagctctacctgctgcatttggctaagggatcgacgacgcttcctgagctgaaggcaatccgagcggttttcaacattatcgtgtcgtgggagcgataccgaccagtgcaccgtgacgtcacacaatgcttcaactgcctgggtttcgggcacggaggtaagaactgccacctgaagcgtcgttgcgccaaatgtggtaccgatgcgcacatcacatcccagtgcatccaagattcgctggtgaagtgcctcaactgcaacggtgagcactcgtcaaccgaccgaaagtgccccaagagagctgagttcgtgaaaattcggcagcaagcatcgacgaagaatcagcctcagcgtcgtagaactcctccagccctggtggag
Coding sequences:
- the LOC120422630 gene encoding lysozyme c-1-like; the protein is MPSTTNLNRTLPTLLLVVLVAASTLFSGTSAKVFTKCELAKELGKNGISRTFYGHWICLANAESGLNTTKVTKLANMSASYGIFQINSKEWCREGRKGGKCNMKCEDFINDNITDDIECVKKIQMQYGFNGWNLWQKKCKGKELPNISKCNV